A window of the Lactuca sativa cultivar Salinas chromosome 5, Lsat_Salinas_v11, whole genome shotgun sequence genome harbors these coding sequences:
- the LOC111921085 gene encoding uncharacterized protein LOC111921085 has product MTLRSGKQTRESSSKKKPRDEEEEIEVIPIEESIIKDDAQVGVPRKTTPPPPPPVTPIATQPPFPSRLATSKKKMEEKEILDNFRKMEVNIPLLDTIKQILRYAKFFKELCTNKRNLKRNEKISMNENASAVLQRKLPPKCKDSGMFTIPCKIGDVTFSSAILDLGASINVMPYLMYESLNVGPLSEIGVIISLVDKSSVFLRGVLEDVLVQVNQLVFPTDFYVIDLDEQVSSKSGIILLGRPFLKTARTKIDVYAGSLTMEFDGETISFNIYDAMRYPSDVSSL; this is encoded by the coding sequence ATGACCTTGAGAAGTGGCAAACAAACCAGAGAGAGTAGTTCAAAGAAGAAGCCAAGGGATGAAGAGGAAGAAATAGAAGTTATTCCCATTGAAGAATCTATAATCAAGGATGATGCACAAGTCGGAGTCCCAAGGAagactacccccccccccccccccccagtaaCTCCAATAGCCACTCAACCGCCGTTCCCCTCTCGACTTGCAACTTCAAAGAAGAAAatggaggagaaagagattttGGACAACTTTCGAAAGATGGAAGTAAATATCCCTCTACTTGATACAATCAAGCAAATCCTTAGGTATGCAAAGTTTTTTAAAGAACTTTGTACCAACAAGAGGAATTTGAAGAGAAATGAGAAAATTTCTATGAATGAAAACGCATCTGCGGTTTTACAAAGGAAGCTTCCACCTAAGTGTAAAGATTCGGGAATGTTTACGATTCCTTGCAAGATAGGAGATGTCACTTTTAGTAGTGCCATACTTGACCTTGGTGCTTCTATTAATGTCATGCCCTATTTAATGTATGAATCATTGAATGTTGGTCCTCTAAGTGAAATTGGTGTCATAATCTCTCTTGTGGATAAATCAAGTGTCTTTCTTAGAGGTGTTTTGGAAGATGTCCTGGTGCAAGTGAACCAATTAGTCTTCCCGacggatttctatgtgattgatctAGATGAACAAGTGTCCTCAAAGTCGGGTATAATTTTACTTGGGAGACCATTCTTGAAGACGGCTAGAACAAAGATTGATGTATATGCGGGAAGCTTAACGATGGAGTTTGATGGGGAAACAATAAGTTTCAACATCTACGATGCTATGAGATATCCTAGTGATGTTTCATCTTTGTGA